In the genome of Ureibacillus sp. FSL W7-1570, the window TCCAGCGCAAGAGAAACAACTGTCCGGGTTGCTGTCGGATCCGTTGCCAAAGCGTTATTAAAAGAATTGGGCATTTCCGTTGTCGGTTATGTGACTGAAATTTACGGAATCAAAGCGGATACATCAAAAATTGCGGGAAAATCCGCTGACGAAATTCGTAAAATGGTCGAAGAAGATCCTTGCTATACGGTGGATCCGGAAGCTTCAGCGAAAATGGTTCAGGCAATCGATGAAGCGAAAAAAGATGGGGATTCCATCGGCGGTGTTGTGGAAGTGATTGTGGAAGGGATGCCGCCGGGCGTTGGGTCTTACGTTCATTATGACCGGAAATTGGATGCCAAATTGGCCCAAGCCATGATTTCCATCAATGCTTTCAAAGGCGTGGAGTTTGGCATCGGTTTTGAAATGGCCCGCAAAAGAGGTTCTGAAGTGCATGATGAAATTATTTGGGACGAAGAACACGGCTACAGCCGCAGAACAAATCGTTTAGGGGGCGTTGAAGGGGGCATGTCTACCGGAATGCCAATCATCGTCCGCGGTGTCATGAAACCAATTCCAACCCTTTACAAGCCTCTTGAAAGTGTGGATATTGAAACGAAAGAACCATTCAAAGCGAGTGTGGAACGTTCCGATGCTTGCGCGGTGCCGGCTGCCTCCGTTGTTGCGGAATGTGTCATCGCATGGGAAATCGCCAAAGCGATTGTTGAACAGTTCCATAGCGATCAATTGCCGCAATTGAAAGCGCAAATCGAAGAAGTACGTAAATGGGCGAAGGAGTTTTAATTATGCGAATTCCAGTGAATGCAAAAAGCCATTCCTACGAAGTGTTCATCGGAAGCGGAATTTTACGTTCCGCTTGCGATGCTTTAAAAGAGAAAATCGAAAAAGCGGATAAACTCGTTGTATTTACCGATGAGAATGTTTGGCAGGCACAACAGCAATATTTTACAGAAAACTTTCCGTATCCTTTTGAAGTGTTTGTAATGCCAGGGGGAGAAGCGTGTAAAAGTTTTAAAAATTTTGAAGATGCCCACACTTTTTTAATTGAGAATCAATGCTCAAGAAAATCCTTCCTGTTTGCCTTTGGCGGGGGAGCTGTCGGGGATTTGACGGGATTTGCCGCCGCTACGTTCATGCGCGGCGTTCCTTATATTCAAATTCCGACGACGATTTTGGCCCACGATTCGGCGGTAGGTGGAAAGACGGCCATCAATCATCCTCTTGGCAAAAACATGGTCGGCGCATTCTATCAGCCGGAAGCGGTCGTATATGATATCAACTTTTTATCCAGTTTGCCGACAAAAGAAATCCGTTCAGGAATGGCGGAAGTCATCAAACATGCGCTGATTTCCGATGAAGTGTGGCTGAAAGAGCTGATGCAGACACCATCCATCACGGACATCGAAAAACCTGTGTTGGCGAAACACTTGAAATCAGGCATCGAAGTGAAGGCAAACATTGTCGAGCAGGATGAAACCGAGCATTCGGTCCGAAAGTTTTTGAACTTTGGCCATACATACGGCCATGCCATCGAAGCGGCGGCAGGCTATGGAGGTCTTGCTCATGGAGAAGCGGTCATGATCGGAATGGTGTATGCCCTTCTCCTCAGCGAAAAATACGGTCGGATTTCCCGCGAATTCACAAAGGAATTTGTGAAGTTCGCCTATAAAAACGAATATCCGTTGAAGCAAGTAAACAATTATTCTTTTGAAGATTTATATGAATATTTAATGAAAGATAAAAAGATAGAATATGGAAAATTGAAATTTGTTTTACTGCAAGAAATAGGAAAACCTTTTGTGAAAGAAATTGAAGAAAAGGAATGCCGGGAAGTGGATAGTGAACTTCGCTGTCTGCTGGAGGAGGTATGCAAATGATTCGCGGCATACGTGGAGCAATCACCATTGAATCTAATACACCCGAATTGATTTATAGTGAAACAGAGAGATTGGTAAAGGAAATGGCAAGAGTGAACAAGATCGATCCCGAGGATATCGCTTCGGTCATTGTCACAACAACACCGGATATCAATGCCGCATTCCCAGCGAAGGCAGTCCGTTCCATTGAGGGTTGGAAATATGTGCCGACGATGTGCACACATGAAATGAATGTGCCCGGCTCATTGCCTTTATGTATCCGGGTATTGATGCACGTCAATACGACAGTGCCTCAAAAAGACATTCAGCATGTTTATTTAAATGATGCTGTAACCTTAAGACCGGATTTAGTGAATGAAAATCGATAAGAAGGAGCGTTCATCATGAAATTCAAAAAACAAATTTATGGAATGAAAGCATATCAACCAGGTAAACCTATCGAAGAAGTTCAAAAAGAATTTGGTTTAAAAGAAGTGGTGAAACTGGCTTCTAACGAAAACCCTTTTGGCTGCTCACCAAAAGTGAAAGAGTTCATCCAAAATAACGGTATCAATTTCGCCATCTATCCGGACGGTTATGCCCAAGAACTTCGCACAGCTGTGAGCAACCATCTTGGGGTGGAAGAAACACAATTGCTGTTCGGAAACGGTTCGGATGACATCATCGCCATTATTTCACGGGCGCTGCTTTACCCTGGCGTCAATACGGTAATGGCGGATCCATCTTTCTCCCAATATAGCCACAATGCGGAAATTGAAGGGGCGGAAGTTCGGAAAGTGCCGTTGAAAGATGGCAAGCATGATTTGGAAAAAATGTTGGAAGCCATTGACGAAAACACTTCCATTGTATGGGTCTGCAATCCGAACAACCCGACCGGCACAATTGTTGCGGACGAAGAATTAAACGCATTTTTGAAGAAAGTGCCTCAAGATGTGCTGGTTGTATTGGATGAAGCCTATTTCGAATATATTACAGATCCTTCTTATAAAGATTCGCTTCATTACATTAATGAATATCCAAATGTCATTATTATGCGCACATTTTCGAAAGCGTACGGTTTGGCCGCATTCCGCGTAGGTTATGCCATCGCCCAAGCGGATTTGATTGCCAAATTGGATCCGGTGCGCGCTCCTTTCAACAACACGGTGTTGAGCCAAAAAGTGGCCATTGTCGCATTACAGGACCAACAATTCATTAAAGAGTCAGTGGAGCAAAACGAAAATGGAAAACAGCTGTTTGTCGAGTTTTGCAATAAGCATGGACTAAAATACTATCCTACACAAACAAACTTTATTTTATTTGAAGTGAAAACAGACAGTGATGTCATCTTCCAAGAAATGATGAAACGCGGCTTTATTGTTCGCAGCGGAAATGCCTTGGGCACACCTGGATACATCAGGGTTTCCTTCGGCACAGAAGATCAAAACCGCCGATTCTTATCAACTCTTGAAGAAGTATTGAAGGAGCAGGGAGTATTGGCATGACCCGCAACGTATTAGTCATTGGTTTAGGATTGATTGGGGGATCGCTGGCATTGGCTTTGCAGAAATCCCCCCAAACAAAAGTGGTTGGCTATGATATATCCGAAAAGACGAGAGAACTGGCCAACACGTTGAATATTGTGCACGAAGTTTCGGACGATGTGGAGGAAGCGGCAAAAAAAGCGGATTTCATTTTTTTTGGAACGCCGGTCAATGCCACCCTTCAATGGATGGAAGAGTTGAAGCATTGGGAATTGAAAAAGAATGTCATCATTTCTGATACGGGCAGCACAAAAGGATTAATCATGAAAAAGGCGGAGGAACTGCGCGCGCAAGGGATCACCTTTATCGGCGGACATCCGATGGCGGGTTCCCATAAGAGCGGAATTACCGCCGCCAAACCATACCTATTTGAAAATGCTTATTATATATTGACTCCGTTTGAAGATGAAGATGGAAATAAAATTATCGCTTTACAACAGCTGCTGAAATATACATTGGCCAGATTGGTAAAACTGAGTGCGGAAGAACATGATCATATGACGGCGGTGGTAAGCCATTTTCCTCATATTGTAGCCGCTTCCCTTGTTCATCAATTGCATGAAGAAAATAAAAAATATCCGATGACTGGCATGCTGGCTGCCGGGGGGTTCCGCGACATTACCCGGATCGCTTCATCCAACCCGATGATTTGGCGGGATATTACATTGCAAAACCGGGAAGAACTCATCGGGCAAATGGATGCCTGGATCGATGAAATGCAGAGGGTAAAGAAAATTTTGATGGAAAATGATGATGCGTCCATCGAAGAATATTTTAAAACGGCAAAAGATGTACGGGATGCATTGCCTATTTCCACCGGAGCATTCTATACTACATACGATTTATATGTGGATATTCCGGACTACCCTGGTGTCATTTCGGAAATCACGGGTTATTTGGCAGAAGAAAAAATCAGTATTACGAATATTCGAGTGGTGGAAACGAGAGAAGATGTCTTCGGTATTTTAGTCATCAGTTTCCAAAACGAAAAAGATCGGGAGAAAGCGATGAATTGCATTCGTTCACATACGAACTTTGAAATGCATGTCTCTTAACTCGTATGTGGAAAGGGGGAAATCAAATTGACTGCAAAAGTATTGGCATATAACAAACCTCGTCTGGAAGGAATCCTGACGGTGCCGGGGGATAAATCCATTTCCCACCGCGCGGTTATGTTTGGCGCGATTGCAAAAGGAAAAACGACGGTCACCGGTTTTCTGCCAGGAGAAGATTGCTTAAGTACAATCGATTGTTTCCGCAAATTGGGCGTTGATATTCAAGTGGATGGCACAAATGTCGAAATTAACAGCCCTGGAATGGAAGGTTGGCAAGAACCAAAGGAAGTTTTATATACCGGCAACTCCGGAACGACGACAAGATTGATGCTTGGCATTTTAGCCGGCACCAATTTTCATAGTGTGATGACAGGCGATGCTTCCATCGGAAAACGTCCAATGGGGCGCGTCACAAAGCCTTTGAAACAAATGGGAGCGCTGATCAATGGCCGGGAAGGGGGACAATATACGCCTCTTGCCATTCAAGGAACAAAATTAAAGGCGATCGATTATACAATGCCTGTTGCGAGCGCGCAAGTAAAATCGGCAATTCTTCTTGCAGGCCTTCAAGCGGAAGGAACAACGATTGTAAGGGAAAAGGAAGTTTCCCGCGACCATACCGAACGCATGCTGAAACAATTCGGGGCAAACATTGAAGTGAAAGATGGGGTCATCTCCATTGAAGGTGGCCAGCAATTGAAAGGAACTCACATTGATGTGCCAGGCGACATTTCCTCCGCCGCCTTTTTCTTAGTGGCTGGCGCGATTGTTCCAAACAGTGAAGTGGTTTTGAAAAATGTGGGCATCAATCCGACGAGGGCCGGCATCATTGAAGTGATGCAACAAATGGGTGCCGATTTGACGATTGCTCAGGAAAAATCGGATGCGGCCGAACCGACAGCTACCCTCACGGTGCGCACTTCCCATTTAAAAGGAACAACAATTGAAGGGGAAATCATCCCTCGGCTGATCGACGAAATTCCGATCATTGCACTTCTCGCAACGCAAGCGGAAGGAACAACGATTATCCGCAATGCGGAAGAGTTGAGAGTAAAGGAAACCGACCGCATTGAAGCAGTCGTGACCGAGTTGAAAAAACTTGGCGCGGATATTACGGCTACGGAGGACGGCATGATCATCAACGGTCCAACAAGCTTAAAAGGCGCCAAATTGTCCACTTATGGCGATCACCGCATAGGCATGATGGCGGCAATCGCTTCACTCATTACCGAATCGCCGGTTGAAATTGACGATGCCGATTGTATTGCGATTTCATATCCAACATTTTTCGAACATCTTGATTTATTATTAAAGTAACGGGGAATAAAAGGTTCATCGCTTTGAAGATGAACCTTTTTTCTTGTCTAGTGAAATATAGTTTTGTAGCATAATGGTAGAAAAAGAAAGCAAAGGTGAGAGAATTGAATATCATTACACAGGACATCATCCAGGCAATCGAAGGCGGCGAAATCGACCGTGTCGATACATTGTTGGAATCTCTATTTTTAAAGGAAACTCCGGAAGTGCAATATGGAATTTACGAATTGTTATTACAATACGGGTATCTGCCACAAGCGAAAAAAGTACTGGAACATTTGCGTTTCCTTTTCCCAGATGAGGCGCAGATTGCAATCGATTATGCTTCGGTGCTCATCGAATTGGGGGAAGAAGAAGATGCCCTTGATCTATTGTTGACAATCGATGAAAGCGCACCGGAATATCCTCAGAGTTTACTCATTTTGGCGGATTATTATCAAATGCAAGGATTATATGAAGTGGCGGAAAAACGCATTAACGAAGCGTTGGAAATCCTCCCTGACGAACCGCTGATCCGGTTTGCCAAAGCGGAATTGCTTGTTGAAATGGGGCGTTTTACAGAAGCGGCACGCATTTATGAAGAACTGCATAAACAACAGAAAGAAATCGCAGGAGTACTGCTTGCGGAAAGACTGGCGGAAGTATACCGCGCAGGGGGAGGATATGAAACGGCGCTGGATTATTACATGGAAGCATTGGAAGAAAAAGTGACCGCCGATTTGCTATACGGGAGTGCCTACTGCGCGTTCCAGTGCGAAAAATATGAAACGGCCATCAGACAGCTGGAAGATTTGAAAGAACTGGATCCGGATTATTTCAGCAGCTATTTGTTGCTTGCCCAATGCTATGCGATGCTTGAGGATAATCAAAAAGCGTACAGCATTATAAAAGAAGGAATCAAACGGGATGAATTCGAAAAATCCTTCTACTTATTTGCCGGAAAAATCGCGTTGAAAAATAAACTTCCTGAAGAAGCAATCGGCCATTTGCAAAAGGCCGTCGCGTTGGATCCGGAATACATGGAAGCCATCTTGGTGCTGATGTCCGTCTACCATCAGATGGAGAGGTACGACGATATTATTGAATTGTATGAAAGCCTGCAAAAAGAACAATTTGAATGGATTTCTTTATTCCCATTTGTTGCGGATGCATATGCAAAAAATGAACAGTACGAGCGAGCATACGAAATTTATAAATCAGCATATAATGAATTAAAAGATGATCCTTCTTTTCTAGAAAACTATTGTTATTTCCTCATTGAAGACGGAAAGCGCGATGAGGCACGGGAAGTGGTTCAGCGCTTGATCCAATTACAACCGACAGAAGTTGAATGGGTAGATTTACTTGAGAGTTTAGAATAGGGGAGGGACATTCATGACTTCTTCCGTACCAATCGTCGACAAAAAGAACTTTGTTCGCTGGTTTCTGAAAAACTTCCAATTGAAGCGGCGGGAATGTGTCTGGATATTAAATTATCTGCTGAGCAACGATGAGTTGCTTGAAAATATTCATTTCGTCGAAGAAGCTCATTATTGTCCTAGGGCAATTGTGATGTCGAGTGTTGATTCCAATGGTGTGCCGTTCCGATTCTATAAGGGCAATATTATGACGAGTGATGCCGAAAAATCCTTTCATGATTTGAGGCTCTATCCAAACGAAGACATGTACATTCAGCTGAATTTTCCGAATGTGCCGCCAAACCAGCTGTATTTGGCTGTCTTAGAAGAAAACCCATATATGCCAAAATATTTGAATATCAATGAAAAAGACCGGTTGATCGCGGAAGAAATTCTCAATACGAGCATGCTGACATTCCAGGAAGAGAAACTGTTAAGAGAAATCGATGAAGCACTCGACCAAGGAGATAAAGAAAAGTTCTTGGAACTTTCGAATCTGTTGCAGGCTTTGAAAGAAACTTCAAAACACTAGCGAAATTCAGTCGAAAGAGATACTCTTTTCGACTGGATTTTTTATTTTCAGCATCTTTTTCCAACGGAGTGGGGTATAATATTGAGTAATGATGAAAAAATGTGTCTTTGGAGGAAAAAATAATGTATTTTCAGGTAAAAGATGTACAACAATATCAACAGAACAAAGAATTTATTGATACGGCAATCGTTCCGCTGGTATCTTTGGATTTTGCGGAGGATAAGATTGTCAAAAGCAGTTCGGAAGCGGAGTTTTTAATGGCATTGACTTCCTTTATTGAGCAGCAGTTCAAAGGCCGCTTGATGTTGATTCCTCCATATTCCTACACCGAGGATATGAAAGACGAGAAGCTTGTCCAAACTTTGAAAAAGAATATTCAAGAAGGGGGTTTCAAGCATGTCATCTTTATCACATGCGATCATTTTTGGACAAAGTTACAGGATGTGATAGACGTGATATGGTTGCCTGCGATTCCGATCGAATCGATGGATAAGGATGTGAAAAAACGGATATTGGAAGAACAATTAAAACAGGTGCTTCCGGTGCTGTCATCAAAGTGGTCGCAACATTAACAATTCCTTCAAGAATTGTTCACAATCTAATGAAATCCAATATATTGCAATATTGACCTGCCCATTTTATTGATATATCATAGATATGTCCTAGTTTATACTATTATTAATTATAAGTAATTATGTCTGTTGGACTGACCTTTAAGTTAGAGGGGGGAAAAGGATGAGTAACAAAAAAGTTTCAAGACGTCAATTTCTTAACTACACTTTAACTGGTGTTGGTGGATTTATGGCGGCAGGTATTTTAATGCCAATGATTCGTTTTGCAATTGATCCAGCTTTACAAGTAAAAGCTGAAGGTGATTTCATACTTACTAGCCAAAAAGTAGCTGACTTAACAGACGTACCTGTACGTGTTGACTTCTCTTATGAACAAGTAGACGCTTGGTATAAGTCAGAAGTTTCCGAAATGGCTTGGGTTTACAAAGAAGGCGACAAAATTATAGCGCTTTCACCAGTTTGTAAACACTTAGGATGTACAGTAAACTGGGAAGGCGGCGAACACAAAAACGAATACTTCTGTGCATGTCATGCTGGTCGCTATGAGAAAAATGGTAAAAACATTCCGGGTACACCGCCAACAGGTCCGCTAGATCAGTATGAAGTTTCTGAAAAAGACGGTTACTTAATGCTTGGGAAGAAAATACCAAACACATTAGTTTAATTAGTTAGGGGGTACAACACAAGTGCTAAATAAATTATATGATTGGGTCGATGAACGTTTAGATATCACCCCAATTTGGCGTGATATTGCCGACCACGAAGTGCCAGAGCACGTAAACCCTGCACATCACTTCTCTGCATTCGTATACTGTTTCGGAGGACTTACATTCTTTATTACAGTCATCCAAATTTTATCTGGTATGTTCTTAACAATGTATTATGTGCCAGATATTGAAAACGCTTGGAAATCAGTATACTACTTGCAAAACGAAGTAGCATTTGGTGAGCTTGTGCGCGGTATGCACCACTGGGGAGCATCATTGGTGATCGTCATGATGTTCTTACATACGCTTCGTGTATTCTTCACAGGTTCTTATAAGAAACCTCGTGAGCTTAACTGGATTGTAGGTGTATTAATTTTCTGTGTAATGTTAGGTCTTGGATTTACAGGATACCTACTTCCTTGGGACATGAAAGCGTTGTTTGCGACTAAAGTAGGACTTGAAATTGCAGGTTCTGTTCCATTTATTGGTGAATTAATTAAAATCTTGCTTGCTGGTGACGCTACAATCATCGGTGCCCAAACTTTGACACGTTTCTTTGCGATTCACGTATTCTTCTTGCCTGCTGGTTTATTCATCTTGCTTGCAGTGCACTTTATTATGATTCGTCGTCAAGGTATATCAGGACCACTATGATTTGATTTTGTGTTTTGATTCGTTAGTTCAAAAGGAGGGGACAACATGCATCGCGGAAAAGGAATGAAATTTGTCGGCGACTCCCGCATTAAAGCGAATAATAAAATGCCGAACAAGCCGAAAGACTATTCCGAATATCCTGGAAAAACAGAAGCCTTTTGGCCGGACTTCTTACTAAAAGAATGGATGGTTGGTGCTGTTTTTCTAATCGGATATTTAATTTTAACGGTCGCTCATCCTTCACCATTAGAGCGTCCGGCTGATCCAACAGATACATCGTACATTCCATTACCAGACTGGTATTTCTTATTCTTATACCAATTATTGAAATATTCATTTGCTTCTGGTGACTACAACGTTATCGGTGCAATTGTAATTCCAGGATTAGCCATTGGGGCACTATTATTAATGCCTTGGTTGGATAAAGGACCTGAGCGTCGTCCATCAAAACGACCAATTCCTGTTGCAATTATGTTATTAGTTGTAGCTTCAATGTTCTATTTAACTTGGGAATCTGCGGCTCACCATGACTGGGAAGCTTCAAAAGCTCAAGGTCAAATCACACCAAAAGATTTAGGTTTAATCCCAGATATTGAAATCGATGAAAATTCTGAAGGATATAAAATCTACCAAACTCAACAAACATGTATAGGTTGTCACGGTGGTGATTTAACAGGTGTTGGCACTAACCCTATGCTACTAGGTAACGAATTGACTGCTGATGAAGTTATTGATATCATTAAAAACGGTCGTGGTGCAATGCCTGGTGGACAATTCTCTGGTACTGATGAGGAATTAAAAATCTTAGCAGAATTCATTGCAAGTTTGAAAGAAGAATAATTTATTTTTTATTGTAGGGGCTAGTTTGATACTGGCTCCTTTTTTATGCAATTTGATCAAATACATAAAATTCTGAAAAAGTTCACATTCTACACTCATATTTGGTAATATTACTTATGAAAAAATGGAATCCGATATTCCGGTTTTTTGCAAAAGGAGAAACAGAATGAAAAGTTTATTGCCGCAAATGATGTATTTACTTCAACACCGATCTATATTAACCATGTTGTTTATCATCAATTTTTTAGGCACCATTTACGGATACATTTGGTATATGCCTCAACTTTCAAGAACAGCCCCGCAATTTTTGCTTTTTGTGCCAGACAGTCCGACGGCCAGCTTATTTTTCTGTTTTGCCATCATCGGCTGGTTGTTGGGGACAAACTTCAAATTGTTGGAAGCCCTTGCCCTCATTACATTGGTGAAATACGGTATATGGGCAGTTGTGATGAATATACTAACATTGATGGAGATCGGATCAATTGGATTGGCTGGATGGATGCTGGTTTTTTCCCATTTTATGATGGCGGTTGAAGGAATTTTATATATCCCAAAATACCGTTTTACCCTCGGGCATATCATCATCGCTGCAATCTGGACTTTACATAATGATGTAATCGACTATGTATACGGTCAGATGCCGACATATAGCAGCTTATATCAATATGCAAATCACATCGGTTATTTCACTTTTTGGTTGTCCATCCTCTGTATCTGCATTTCCTATTATTCTTTTAAAAAGCGCGATTATTTGCATAAAATATGATAAATATTTAGAATAAATATTAGGAAAATAAGGAAAGGGGAACTAAGAAACCAGGATGTACATTCTATATTTTGTAATCATTTTATTATTGCCGATTTATGCTCAATTGAAAGTGAAACGCACTTATAATCGTTATTCTCAAGTTGCCGCTTCAAAAGGATTGACCGGGGCGCAAGTGGCGCGAATGATTTTGGACAGCCATGGACTATATGATGTCCGCGTTGTTCCAACACAAGGCATTTTATCCGACCATTACAATCCAATGACGAAAACAGTGGCATTATCGGAAGGGAACTATTACAACGATTCTTTGGCAGCCATTGCTGTTGCGGCCCATGAATGTGGACACGCTGTGCAACACCAGGAATCCTACTCATTTTTGGTCATGCGTTCAAAACTTGTTCCTGTTGCCAATTTCTCATCCAACTTATCTTGGATTTTTGTAATGATTGGGATCATTGCGCAAAGTACGAACATGCTTCTATTGGGTATAATCCTGCTTGCTGCCGGCGTCTTGTTCCAGGTGGTGACATTGCCAGTGGAATTTGATGCTTCCAAGCGGGCAATGAATGAAGTTGTTCAGTTGGGAATCATCAACAATCATGAAGAACCCGGTGCAAGAAAAGTGTTAAGCGCGGCGGCATTGACATATGTGGCAGCAGCAGCTGTGGCCATCCTTGAATTGTTGCGATTAATTTTGGTGTTTACAAATATGAGTTCTGATGAAGATTAATTTTATGGCGAATCATTGCAAAAAGAGGGGCTGTCCGAAAAGTCGATTGAATCGACCTTCGGCTCAGCCCTTTTTTCTGTTTTTAGGGTACAAAAAAATCGTCCTTTTTTATAGAATGAAATTGACCAAAAAACATTCTAAAGAAAGGACGATTTTTTATGAATAATCAAATGACTATTCAAGAAAATTATAACACGCAATTAGAAATGACTCTAGAGGGTATTCAAAAAATAGAGGTTCAAAAGAATAAGAAACGCAAAAAACTAGTTTTCCAACCTTATTGCAATCGTCAAGTCATGAGCATTTTAGATATCGAAATGTATATTCCTGAAAATCATGTCGCCCGTTTAGTGGATGAAATGGTGGAATCGATTCCGGATGAAGTGTTGTATACTCATTATGTTGGTGGGGGTCGTGCACCCTATCACCCTAAAATGTTATTGAAAGTGATTTTATATGCGTACACTCAAAACGTTTATTCAAGTCGGAAAATGGCGCAAATGGTGAAAGAAAATCTTCCGATGATGTGGTTGGCGGGATTGCAAACCCCTGACCATCGCACAATAAATGATTTTCGTAGTGTTCGTATGTCAAACATGATGGATTCTGTATTTGAACAATTTGTCCTTCAACTAGTAGAACAAGGATTTATCGACCTCGACCATATTTTTGTGGATGGTACGAAAATAGAAGCGAATGCCAACAAATATACGTTTGTATGGCGAAAATCCGTAGAAAAATATGATCAGAAACTACGAGCCAAAATTCAATCGTTTCTACAAGAAGCGCACCAAATCGCCTTGGAGGAATTAAAAGAAGAACAATTAGAAGAAGAATTAGAAAAATCATCGGCACAACTTTCTGAGAGAATAGAAGCTTTGGAAAAAGATTATAAACAGGAAGAAGACAAAGAAAGAAAAAAAGAACTTCGCTCTAAAAAATCCCAACTCACCAAACAACTGAAAACGATTCAAACGGATTATCTTCCACGATTACGAAAATACAAAGTACAAAAACAGATTCTAGGTGAACGAAATAGCTACTCGAAAACCGACCATGAGGCCACTTTTATGCGAATGAAAGAGGACCATATGAAAAACGGCCAACTCAAGGCGGGTTATAATGTTCAACTCGCCACACAACATCAATTTATCGTGGGATTTGAAATTTATCAAAATCCAGGAGATACTCGCTGTTTCCAACCATTTATGGAAAAGTTATTGGAATCGATACCGAAGGAAAAGAAACTCAAGTATGTCATTGCCGATGCAGGATATGCGAGTGAAGAAAACTATTTATATGCGATTGGCGAAGAAAAAGAACCTCGTTTTGAATTATTAGCCCCATACCAAACCTATTTGAAGGAACAAAGTAAAAAGTTTAAAAAGGATTTATCAAAAGTACAAAACTGGAAATACATCGAAGAAGACGATTGCTTTATCTGTCCGAACAATCGGAAAGTCGTATTCAAGTATTATCAAAAAAGAAAAAATGCATCTGGATACATACAAGATTTGAAAGTGTACGAGTGTGAAGATTGTACGGATTGCCCGTTGAAGAATGGGTGTACGAAAGCCAAAGGAAATCGTCGAGTATATTGGAACACGATTTATGAAGAAATGAAAGCGAAAGCCAAAGCAGCTCTTGGTGACGAACAAAAGGCAGCTCTTTATGCGAAGCGTAAAGTGGATGTCGAAAGTGTGTTCGGGAACATCAAGGGCAATTTGCGTTTCACTCGATTTCTGTTACGGGGGCTTCATAAAGTCCGAACAGAATTCGGGATTGTGGCAATGGCCCACAACATACTGAAATGGGCCGCAAATTCCCAAACCAATTTCA includes:
- a CDS encoding tetratricopeptide repeat protein, translated to MNIITQDIIQAIEGGEIDRVDTLLESLFLKETPEVQYGIYELLLQYGYLPQAKKVLEHLRFLFPDEAQIAIDYASVLIELGEEEDALDLLLTIDESAPEYPQSLLILADYYQMQGLYEVAEKRINEALEILPDEPLIRFAKAELLVEMGRFTEAARIYEELHKQQKEIAGVLLAERLAEVYRAGGGYETALDYYMEALEEKVTADLLYGSAYCAFQCEKYETAIRQLEDLKELDPDYFSSYLLLAQCYAMLEDNQKAYSIIKEGIKRDEFEKSFYLFAGKIALKNKLPEEAIGHLQKAVALDPEYMEAILVLMSVYHQMERYDDIIELYESLQKEQFEWISLFPFVADAYAKNEQYERAYEIYKSAYNELKDDPSFLENYCYFLIEDGKRDEAREVVQRLIQLQPTEVEWVDLLESLE
- a CDS encoding ReoY family proteolytic degradation factor, which translates into the protein MTSSVPIVDKKNFVRWFLKNFQLKRRECVWILNYLLSNDELLENIHFVEEAHYCPRAIVMSSVDSNGVPFRFYKGNIMTSDAEKSFHDLRLYPNEDMYIQLNFPNVPPNQLYLAVLEENPYMPKYLNINEKDRLIAEEILNTSMLTFQEEKLLREIDEALDQGDKEKFLELSNLLQALKETSKH
- a CDS encoding YpiF family protein encodes the protein MYFQVKDVQQYQQNKEFIDTAIVPLVSLDFAEDKIVKSSSEAEFLMALTSFIEQQFKGRLMLIPPYSYTEDMKDEKLVQTLKKNIQEGGFKHVIFITCDHFWTKLQDVIDVIWLPAIPIESMDKDVKKRILEEQLKQVLPVLSSKWSQH
- a CDS encoding ubiquinol-cytochrome c reductase iron-sulfur subunit; this encodes MSNKKVSRRQFLNYTLTGVGGFMAAGILMPMIRFAIDPALQVKAEGDFILTSQKVADLTDVPVRVDFSYEQVDAWYKSEVSEMAWVYKEGDKIIALSPVCKHLGCTVNWEGGEHKNEYFCACHAGRYEKNGKNIPGTPPTGPLDQYEVSEKDGYLMLGKKIPNTLV
- a CDS encoding cytochrome b6 produces the protein MLNKLYDWVDERLDITPIWRDIADHEVPEHVNPAHHFSAFVYCFGGLTFFITVIQILSGMFLTMYYVPDIENAWKSVYYLQNEVAFGELVRGMHHWGASLVIVMMFLHTLRVFFTGSYKKPRELNWIVGVLIFCVMLGLGFTGYLLPWDMKALFATKVGLEIAGSVPFIGELIKILLAGDATIIGAQTLTRFFAIHVFFLPAGLFILLAVHFIMIRRQGISGPL
- a CDS encoding c-type cytochrome, with product MHRGKGMKFVGDSRIKANNKMPNKPKDYSEYPGKTEAFWPDFLLKEWMVGAVFLIGYLILTVAHPSPLERPADPTDTSYIPLPDWYFLFLYQLLKYSFASGDYNVIGAIVIPGLAIGALLLMPWLDKGPERRPSKRPIPVAIMLLVVASMFYLTWESAAHHDWEASKAQGQITPKDLGLIPDIEIDENSEGYKIYQTQQTCIGCHGGDLTGVGTNPMLLGNELTADEVIDIIKNGRGAMPGGQFSGTDEELKILAEFIASLKEE
- a CDS encoding DUF1405 domain-containing protein; the protein is MKSLLPQMMYLLQHRSILTMLFIINFLGTIYGYIWYMPQLSRTAPQFLLFVPDSPTASLFFCFAIIGWLLGTNFKLLEALALITLVKYGIWAVVMNILTLMEIGSIGLAGWMLVFSHFMMAVEGILYIPKYRFTLGHIIIAAIWTLHNDVIDYVYGQMPTYSSLYQYANHIGYFTFWLSILCICISYYSFKKRDYLHKI
- a CDS encoding zinc metallopeptidase, with the translated sequence MYILYFVIILLLPIYAQLKVKRTYNRYSQVAASKGLTGAQVARMILDSHGLYDVRVVPTQGILSDHYNPMTKTVALSEGNYYNDSLAAIAVAAHECGHAVQHQESYSFLVMRSKLVPVANFSSNLSWIFVMIGIIAQSTNMLLLGIILLAAGVLFQVVTLPVEFDASKRAMNEVVQLGIINNHEEPGARKVLSAAALTYVAAAAVAILELLRLILVFTNMSSDED